DNA sequence from the Gordonia polyisoprenivorans genome:
CGCGCGGCTGCCTCGATCTCTTCCTCGGTCGCCGCGGGTTCGAGTCCGCGCAATTCGGTGATGTTGCGGCACATGAGGTGACCTCTCAATCGGCGATGTGGACGACAGCTTTCCCCAGGATCCGCCCCTCGGCGAGATCGGTCAATGCGGTCGGTAGCTGATCAAGGGTGTAGGTGGTGTTGACCTGCGGGCTCAGCCCCGCCGCGATCATCTCGGTCAGCTCGTCGTGCAGCAGTTCCGGCACGCCCGGGTGCGTGCGCACGTACTCACCCCAGGCGGCGCCGACAACGGCGATGTTGCGGAACAGCACGCGGTTCAGCTTGACGGTCGGGATACCGCCGGCCGCGAATCCGATGACCACGTACCGACCGTCGGGGGCGACCTGGCGCAGCGCCTCGTCGAACACCCCGCCGCCGGACGGGTCGATCATCACGTCGACGCCCTCGGGCGCGATCTTCTTCAGTTCGGCTCCCCAGCCCTCTTCGAGCTGGATGACCTCGTCGGCGCCCGCGCTGCGCAGCAGTTCCTCGGCACCCTTGCGGTGCACGATCGCGATGACCTTGGCGCCCATCGCCTTGGCCACCATCATCGACGCGGTCCCGACGCCACCCGCGGCACCGAGTACCCCGACGACCTCACCGGGCGCGGTCTGTGCGCGCAACTTCAGCGCGAACAGCGCGGTCTGATAGTTGATGCCCAGAGCGGCGCCCTGATCGAACGTCAGTCCCTCGGGCAGGGGCAGCAGCTGCTCGGGCGAGGCGGCCAACTGTTCGGCGAAGCCGCCGACGATGGACGCGACGAGAACCTTGTCGCCCTCCTTCACCGAGGCACCCTCGGGCGCCTGGCGCACCACGCCGGCGACCTCGGTGCCGGGCGTGAACGGCGTCGGCATGCGGAGCTGGTACTTCCCCTGACTCATCAGCAGGTCGGGGAAG
Encoded proteins:
- a CDS encoding NADPH:quinone oxidoreductase family protein, with amino-acid sequence MKAQVLTEESGPSALELTDVPDPTPAEGQVLVDIKSCGICFPDLLMSQGKYQLRMPTPFTPGTEVAGVVRQAPEGASVKEGDKVLVASIVGGFAEQLAASPEQLLPLPEGLTFDQGAALGINYQTALFALKLRAQTAPGEVVGVLGAAGGVGTASMMVAKAMGAKVIAIVHRKGAEELLRSAGADEVIQLEEGWGAELKKIAPEGVDVMIDPSGGGVFDEALRQVAPDGRYVVIGFAAGGIPTVKLNRVLFRNIAVVGAAWGEYVRTHPGVPELLHDELTEMIAAGLSPQVNTTYTLDQLPTALTDLAEGRILGKAVVHIAD